A genomic stretch from Clavelina lepadiformis chromosome 5, kaClaLepa1.1, whole genome shotgun sequence includes:
- the LOC143461039 gene encoding chromodomain-helicase-DNA-binding protein 3-like isoform X3: MEAQKKWKEVSVEAYSDEECDVNLLEKSKKKPKKKDRSKKAKKRKRNDESDSELRPGSDGNSDAEVEESLTQSLNQPEPEVAADEKPKKKRKKEKKKRSSPNMDDELDAPETTNSRDLKSSATMLEEWDLDPFEYDYTPEDYLTLSSYRQFRQAMKQKVAEQYQSLTMPKVLTIVSALWREFSNSEGPAENDNEVEASGPSLRQLSVIRGPSASVDLLPEKKNRSRSSTPKASSKKEKKVAPLRIRLPTKKKKRGASSEDEASPSDNESDLEFEQNLAAASIAVASDSSSSRPSSRRSNRATKGRKKAPTKKKKATKSAQDGDGYETDHQDYCEVCKQGGEIILCDGCPRAYHLVCLEPPLDKPPEGSWPCPVCVKNGVQPKDRGDDDDDFEMDEEEDDEESQDDHMEFCNVCKDGGDLLICDTCPHSYHLNCLNPPVAMVPDGEWSCPRCTCPPLRGKVQRILAWRWRDAPYTEVPDERPGHEGEKKKLWGFKQREFLIKFVEFSFWDVDWVTELQMEIHFPHQWRTYCRRNDMEEPTPLDEDDDWTNKKLIEKYYRFGIQPDWLTIHRILNDKKIGRSSALEYLVKWKGLPYDKSTWEAENTEIPGFKEAIQKYKDHRNTIEGSRDRGSKKKKRREDKQKDERPDPSEKYEEQPSFITDLGLSLHEYQLEGLNWLRFSWTQGTDTILADEMGLGKTIQTIVFIKSLIAEGHTNGPFLISVPLSTMINWEREFDVWAPDLYVVSYYGDRDSRAVIRDNEFSFDDGAIRSGNKAYKMKSGCQVKFHVLLTSYEMCTIDATTLASVDWVLVCIDEAHRLKNNQSKFFKVLSDYNVKHKLLLTGTPLQNNLEELFHLLNFLCPSKFIDMNGFLDEFAEIAKEDQVKKLHDMLGAHMLRRLKADVLTGLAAKSEFIVRVNLSPMQRKFYRYILARNFEGLNSRGGPNNSSLLNIMMDLKKCCNHPYLFNKAAEEASRSSNGAFEGNELTKTSGKLIVLQKMLRKLKERGNRVLIFSQMTRMLDILEDFLEYEGYRYERIDGSITGSVRQESIDRFNAPGSEHFAFLLSTRAGGLGINLATADTVFIYDSDWNPHNDIQAFSRAHRIGQTNKVMIYRFVTKNSVEERVAEVAKRKMMLTHLVVRPGMGSSKSMSMTKQELDDILRFGTEALFKDDDDAEGNDFIHYDDKMIEALLDRSKEGVEAKEKENTQINEYLSSFKVATYKYSDTHVEPEPEREIIKETMEQPDPNYWERLLRHHYEQQQEEIASTLGKGKRIRKQVNYYHAENATTEVGRDGWDDNGSDYSGISDAADDEDEEFDQDGSRRRNRREKDKPLPPMLARVGGNIEVLGFSVRQRRTYLNFVMRYGIHPTERFQSRWLVRELRGKTEKEFRAYTSLFLRHLCEPGPDNSDTYSDGVPREGVSRQQVLTRIGVLSLIHKKVREFRAINGEWSMPQLNPTWQNRHITAAAQSVASSLVARSDTSQSGVSSVKSTSSSAVPSPATSSSKPASPKQESTKEESVDEPEPTTTEIVKKEEIEDAKEEKMEVDEAAKEEVASQDQKESDETTDTSSKNVKKEPSSSYTEEIAATIPKQKFMFNLADGGFTELHTLWQTEEQAAVQSGRINEIWHRKHDYWLIAGIAIHGYARWSDIQNDARFAIVNEPFRAMHEKGNFLEMQNKFLARRYKLLEQALVIEEQLRRASYLGLMQDPKHQAMALNARFAEVECLAESHQHLSKESLAGNKPANAVLHKVLNQLEELLADMKADVGRLPATLSRIPSVASRLRMSERGILSRLTQLNDDQALSQGVNYPPYHRMLNGPFCSGQPVSSKSSFSSKSSDTSSKVNYSQMLHRNVSNSGTSSTNSGAASTAAAILAAANAEAKKESVVITIDD, from the exons ATGGAAGCCCAGAAAAAATGGAAGGAAGTTTCGGTCGAGGCCTACTCCG ATGAGGAATGTGATGTAAATCTTTTGGAAAAATCCaaaaagaaaccaaaaaagaaagaTAGGTCAAAAAAAGCGAAGAAACGGAAACGAAATGAT GAAAGCGACAGTGAATTAAGACCCGGATCTGATGGCAACTCGGATGCTGAAGTGGAGGAGTCTTTGACTCAGTCTCTCAATCAGCCAGAACCTGAGGTGGCTGCTGATGAAAAAcctaaaaagaaaagaaagaaggaaaagaaaaagcgaTCATCTCCAAATATGGATGATGAGCTTGATGCACCAGAAACTACAAATAGCAGA GATTTAAAATCATCAGCAACAATGCTAGAGGAATGGGACTTGGATCCGTTTGAATATGACTATACCCCTGAAGATTACCTT ACCTTGTCAAGTTACAGACAGTTTCGTCAGGCaatgaagcaaaaagttgCAGAACAATATCAGAGCTTAACAATGCCAAAAGTACTTACAATAGTGTCTGCTTTGTGGAGAGAATTTTCAAACTCAGAAGGACCTGCAGAGAATGACAATGAAGTGGAAGCAAGTGGACCTTCTCTTCGCCAGCTATCAGTTATCAGAGGTCCATCTGCATCTGTTGATTTGCTGCCAGAGAAGAAAAATAGga gcAGAAGCAGCACTCCAAAAGCCAGTAGCAAGAAAGAGAAGAAAGTTGCTCCTCTTCGAATCCGGCTTCCTACCAAAAAGAAGAAGAGAGGAGCGTCT AGTGAAGATGAAGCTTCACCATCGGATAATGAATCTGATTTAgaatttgaacaaaacttGGCAGCTGCCAGCATAGCAGTTGCAAGCGATAGTTCATCAAGTCGTCCATCATCACGCAGGAGCAATCGAGCTACAAAAGGCAGAAAGAAGGCaccaacaaaaaagaaaaaagctaCAAAATCAG CTCAAGATGGAGATGGTTATGAAACAGACCATCAAGATTATTGTGAGGTTTGCAAGCAAGGTGGAGAAATTATTCTCTGTGATGGTTGTCCACGAGCATATCATCTTGTTTGTCTAGAACCACCATTAGACAAACCTCCGGAAGGCAGTTGGCCATGTCCAGTCTGT GTTAAAAATGGAGTTCAACCCAAAGATCGTggagatgatgatgatgacttCGAAATGGATGAagaagaagatgatgaagaaTCTCAAGATGACCACATGGAGTTCTGTAATGTGTGCAAGGATGGTGGCGATCTTCTAATATGTGACACTTGTCCTCACTCCTATCATCTCAATTGCCTTAATCCACCGGTTGCCATGGTACCAGATGGAGAATGGTCCTGTCCACGCTGCACT TGTCCCCCACTTAGAGGCAAGGTGCAGAGAATTCTGGCCTGGCGTTGGCGGGATGCCCCTTACACTGAAGTGCCTGATGAACGTCCTGGCCACGAAGGTGAAAAGAAGAAATTATGGGGATTTAAACAAAGGGAATTTTTGATCAAGTTTGTGGAGTTCTCCTTCTGGGACGTTGATTGGGTGACAGAATTGCAGATGGAGATACACTTTCCACATCAG TGGAGGACGTATTGTCGTCGAAATGACATGGAGGAACCCACTCCACTTGATGAAGATGATGACTGGACCAATAAGAAACTGATTGAAAAATACTATCGCTTTGGCATTCAACCTGATTGGCTGACAATTCATAGAATCCTTAATGACAA GAAAATCGGCCGCAGCTCAGCATTGGAATATTTAGTCAAGTGGAAAGGTTTGCCATATGACAAGTCAACATGGGAGGCAGAAAATACAGAAATTCCTGGATTTAAAGAAGCAATTCAAAAATACAAGGACCATAG AAATACAATCGAAGGGTCACGTGATCGTGGCagtaagaagaaaaagagGCGCGAAGACAAGCAAAAAGATGAACGTCCAGAT CCTTCCGAGAAATACGAAGAGCAGCCTTCATTTATAACTGATCTTGGCTTGTCTCTGCACGAATATCAACTGGAAGGTTTAAACTGGTTGAGATTTTCCTGGACCCAG GGAACTGACACTATATTAGCTGATGAGATGGGCTTGGGCAAAACGATACAGACCATTGTGTTCATTAAATCTTTAATAGCAGAG GGACACACCAACGGACCGTTTTTAATATCAGTTCCACTTTCAACGATGATCAACTGGGAACGTGAGTTTGACGTGTGGGCTCCCGATCTATATGTGGTTTCATATTATGGTGACCGCGACTCTCGTGCGGTAATACGTGACAACGAGTTTTCCTTTGACGATGGCGCCATTCGTTCAGGAAACAAAGCTTATAAGATGAAG tcGGGATGTCAAGTCAAATTCCATGTTCTGCTCACCTCGTATGAAATGTGCACGATTGACGCAACCACTTTGGCTTCTGTTGACTGGGTGTTGGTTTGCATTGATGAGGCTCACAGACTGAAGAACAATCAGTCGAAATTCTTCAA GGTACTTTCTGATTACAATGTGAAACACAAACTCCTGCTCACCGGGACACCGTTGCAAAATAACCTCGAAGAACTGTTTcatcttttaaattttctctGCCCCAGCAAATTTAT AGACATGAACGGTTTCCTTGATGAGTTCGCTGAGATAGCGAAAGAAGATCAGGTGAAGAAACTTCATGATATGCTCGGAGCGCATATGCTGCGGAGGTTGAAGGCGGATGTGTTAACG GGCCTTGCCGCCAAAAGCGAGTTCATAGTGCGTGTCAATCTCTCACCAATGCAACGGAAGTTTTACCGTTATATTCTTGCTCGCAACTTCGAAGGTTTAAACTCACGTGGCGGCCCCAATAACTCGTCTCTTCTCAACATTATGATGGACTTGAAGAAATGCTGCAATCATCCTTACCTTTTCAACAAAGCTGCAGAA GAAGCATCAAGAAGTAGTAACGGTGCATTTGAAGGAAATGAACTGACCAAAACTAGTGGCAAGCTAATAGTTCTGCAAAAGATGCTTCGAAAATTGAAAGAACGTGGGAACCGCGtattaatattttcacaa ATGACAAGGATGCTTGACATTTTGGAAGACTTCCTGGAGTACGAAGGATACAGGTATGAGCGGATAGATGGCTCCATCACAGGATCTGTGAGGCAGGAATCAATCGACAGATTTAACG CTCCAGGATCAGAGCACTTTGCTTTTCTTCTTTCTACTCGTGCCGGAGGTTTGGGAATCAATCTGGCGACGGCAGATACCGTTTTCATATACGACAGTGATTGGAATCCACACAATGACATCCAGGCCTTCAGTCGAGCTCATCGCATCGGGCAAACGAACAAAGTCATGATTTATCGTTTTGTCACAAAAAATTCGGTCGAAGAAAGAGTGGCAGAG GTTGCCAAGCGCAAGATGATGCTGACGCATTTGGTTGTGCGACCCGGGATGGGATCGTCGAAATCTATGAGCATGACAAAGCAGGAATTGGACGATATCTTGCGATTTGGGACAGAGGCACTTTTTAAGGACGATGACG ACGCAGAAGGTAACGATTTCATCCATTACGATGATAAAATGATCGAAGCCCTCCTGGATCGCAGCAAGGAAGGCGTGGAAGCTAAAGAAAAGGAAAACACACAAATAAATGAGTATCTGAGCTCGTTTAAGGTGGCCACGTACAAATACAGCGACACGCATGTGGAG CCGGAGCCTGAACGTGAGATCATAAAAGAAACCATGGAACAACCTGATCCAAATTACTGGGAACGTCTTCTTCGTCATCACTACGAACAGCAGCAGGAGGAAATCGCCTCCACCTTGGGAAAAGGAAAAAGGATCCGGAAGCAGGTCAACTACTACCATGCTGAAAATGCAACAACCGAAGTGGGAAGAG acgGTTGGGATGACAACGGGAGTGATTACAGCGGGATCAGTGATGCTGCTGATGATGAAGATGAAGAATTTGATCAGGATG GAAGTCGTCGCCGAAATCGACGAGAGAAAGACAAACCACTTCCGCCTATGCTTGCACGTGTCGGTGGCAATATTGAG GTCCTCGGCTTTTCGGTTAGGCAGCGCCGTACTTACCTCAATTTTGTCATGAGGTATGGTATTCACCCCACCGAGCGTTTTCAAAGCAGGTGGCTGGTCAGAGAATTGCGCggaaaaactgaaaaagaaTTCAG AGCTTACACATCACTTTTCCTTCGCCATTTATGCGAGCCCGGTCCTGATAATAGCGACACTTATTCTGACGGAGTACCACGAGAGGGCGTGTCACGACAGCAAGTACTTACACGTATAGGGGTTCTATCTCTGATACACAAAAAG GTTCGTGAGTTTCGAGCTATTAACGGGGAGTGGAGCATGCCACAGCTGAACCCAACCTGGCAAAATCGTCATATCACCGCCGCTGCTCAAAGTGTTGCGTCTAGCCTGGTTGCCAGGTCAGATACTTCGCAATCCGGCGTCTCCTCCGTGAAGTCCACAAGCTCCTCTGCAGTACCATCGCCCGCAACATCCTCAAGTAAACCTGCATCCCCGAAACAAGAATCAACGAAAGAGGAGAGCGTGGATG AACCAGAGCCCACAACCACAGAAATAGTCAAGAAAGAAGAAATTGAAGATGCTAAAGAAGAAAAGATGGAAGTTGATGAAG CAGCAAAAGAAGAAGTTGCATCTCAAGACCAGAAAGAAAGTGATGAAACGACCG ATACCTCCAGTAAGAATGTTAAAAAAGAACCGAGTTCATCCTATACTGAAGAAATTGCAGCAACCATTCCTAAGCAGAAATTCATGTTCAACCTTGCGGACGGCG GATTCACTGAACTCCATACGTTATGGCAAACTGAAGAGCAGGCGGCAGTACAGTCGGGCCGCATCAATGAAATCTGGCACAGAAAGCATGATTACTGGCTCATTGCCGGCATTGCTAT TCACGGATATGCGCGATGGTCGGATATACAGAATGATGCGAGATTCGCCATCGTCAATGAGCCATTTCGGGCCATGCACGAGAAAGGAAACTTCCTTGAAATGCAGAACAAATTTCTTGCTCGTAGATATAAG TTGCTAGAGCAAGCTCTTGTGATAGAAGAACAGCTTCGGAGAGCATCATACCTCGGGCTGATGCAGGATCCTAAACATCAGGCTATGGCACTTAATGCTAG ATTTGCTGAAGTCGAATGCCTGGCCGAGAGCCATCAGCATTTATCGAAGGAATCCTTGGCTGGTAACAAGCCAGCTAACGCGGTATTACACAAAG TTCTAAATCAGTTGGAAGAGCTGCTCGCAGACATGAAAGCAGATGTTGGAAGGCTCCCAGCTACTTTATCCAGGATTCCATCAGTTGCGTCTCGCCTCCGGATGTCCGAGCGTGGCATCCTCAGCCGACTGACGCAGCTTAACGACGACCAAGCG ttGTCGCAGGGCGTTAACTACCCGCCCTATCACCGCATGCTGAATGGTCCATTTTGTTCAG GACAGCCAGTCTCAAGTAAAAGCAGCTTCAGTTCAAAATCATCGGACACGTCATCGAAAGTAAACTACTCGCAAATGCTGCACAGGAATGTTTCTAACTCTGGCACTTCCAGTACCAACTCAGGTGCTGCTAGCACCGCCGCTGCCATACTGGCTGCAGCCAACGCTGAAGCTAAGAAGGAAAGCGTTGTTATCACTATAGACGATTGA
- the LOC143461039 gene encoding chromodomain-helicase-DNA-binding protein 3-like isoform X6: MEAQKKWKEVSVEAYSDEECDVNLLEKSKKKPKKKDRSKKAKKRKRNDESDSELRPGSDGNSDAEVEESLTQSLNQPEPEVAADEKPKKKRKKEKKKRSSPNMDDELDAPETTNSRDLKSSATMLEEWDLDPFEYDYTPEDYLTLSSYRQFRQAMKQKVAEQYQSLTMPKVLTIVSALWREFSNSEGPAENDNEVEASGPSLRQLSVIRGPSASVDLLPEKKNRSRSSTPKASSKKEKKVAPLRIRLPTKKKKRGASSEDEASPSDNESDLEFEQNLAAASIAVASDSSSSRPSSRRSNRATKGRKKAPTKKKKATKSAQDGDGYETDHQDYCEVCKQGGEIILCDGCPRAYHLVCLEPPLDKPPEGSWPCPVCVKNGVQPKDRGDDDDDFEMDEEEDDEESQDDHMEFCNVCKDGGDLLICDTCPHSYHLNCLNPPVAMVPDGEWSCPRCTCPPLRGKVQRILAWRWRDAPYTEVPDERPGHEGEKKKLWGFKQREFLIKFVEFSFWDVDWVTELQMEIHFPHQWRTYCRRNDMEEPTPLDEDDDWTNKKLIEKYYRFGIQPDWLTIHRILNDKKIGRSSALEYLVKWKGLPYDKSTWEAENTEIPGFKEAIQKYKDHRNTIEGSRDRGSKKKKRREDKQKDERPDPSEKYEEQPSFITDLGLSLHEYQLEGLNWLRFSWTQGTDTILADEMGLGKTIQTIVFIKSLIAEGHTNGPFLISVPLSTMINWEREFDVWAPDLYVVSYYGDRDSRAVIRDNEFSFDDGAIRSGNKAYKMKSGCQVKFHVLLTSYEMCTIDATTLASVDWVLVCIDEAHRLKNNQSKFFKVLSDYNVKHKLLLTGTPLQNNLEELFHLLNFLCPSKFIDMNGFLDEFAEIAKEDQVKKLHDMLGAHMLRRLKADVLTGLAAKSEFIVRVNLSPMQRKFYRYILARNFEGLNSRGGPNNSSLLNIMMDLKKCCNHPYLFNKAAEEASRSSNGAFEGNELTKTSGKLIVLQKMLRKLKERGNRVLIFSQMTRMLDILEDFLEYEGYRYERIDGSITGSVRQESIDRFNAPGSEHFAFLLSTRAGGLGINLATADTVFIYDSDWNPHNDIQAFSRAHRIGQTNKVMIYRFVTKNSVEERVAEVAKRKMMLTHLVVRPGMGSSKSMSMTKQELDDILRFGTEALFKDDDDAEGNDFIHYDDKMIEALLDRSKEGVEAKEKENTQINEYLSSFKVATYKYSDTHVEPEPEREIIKETMEQPDPNYWERLLRHHYEQQQEEIASTLGKGKRIRKQVNYYHAENATTEVGRDGWDDNGSDYSGISDAADDEDEEFDQDGSRRRNRREKDKPLPPMLARVGGNIEVLGFSVRQRRTYLNFVMRYGIHPTERFQSRWLVRELRGKTEKEFRAYTSLFLRHLCEPGPDNSDTYSDGVPREGVSRQQVLTRIGVLSLIHKKVREFRAINGEWSMPQLNPTWQNRHITAAAQSVASSLVARSDTSQSGVSSVKSTSSSAVPSPATSSSKPASPKQESTKEESVDEPEPTTTEIVKKEEIEDAKEEKMEVDEGKDAKAAKEEVASQDQKESDETTDTSSKNVKKEPSSSYTEEIAATIPKQKFMFNLADGGFTELHTLWQTEEQAAVQSGRINEIWHRKHDYWLIAGIAIHGYARWSDIQNDARFAIVNEPFRAMHEKGNFLEMQNKFLARRYKLLEQALVIEEQLRRASYLGLMQDPKHQAMALNARFAEVECLAESHQHLSKESLAGNKPANAVLHKVLNQLEELLADMKADVGRLPATLSRIPSVASRLRMSERGILSRLTQLNDDQALSQGVNYPPYHRMLNGPFCSASLK; the protein is encoded by the exons ATGGAAGCCCAGAAAAAATGGAAGGAAGTTTCGGTCGAGGCCTACTCCG ATGAGGAATGTGATGTAAATCTTTTGGAAAAATCCaaaaagaaaccaaaaaagaaagaTAGGTCAAAAAAAGCGAAGAAACGGAAACGAAATGAT GAAAGCGACAGTGAATTAAGACCCGGATCTGATGGCAACTCGGATGCTGAAGTGGAGGAGTCTTTGACTCAGTCTCTCAATCAGCCAGAACCTGAGGTGGCTGCTGATGAAAAAcctaaaaagaaaagaaagaaggaaaagaaaaagcgaTCATCTCCAAATATGGATGATGAGCTTGATGCACCAGAAACTACAAATAGCAGA GATTTAAAATCATCAGCAACAATGCTAGAGGAATGGGACTTGGATCCGTTTGAATATGACTATACCCCTGAAGATTACCTT ACCTTGTCAAGTTACAGACAGTTTCGTCAGGCaatgaagcaaaaagttgCAGAACAATATCAGAGCTTAACAATGCCAAAAGTACTTACAATAGTGTCTGCTTTGTGGAGAGAATTTTCAAACTCAGAAGGACCTGCAGAGAATGACAATGAAGTGGAAGCAAGTGGACCTTCTCTTCGCCAGCTATCAGTTATCAGAGGTCCATCTGCATCTGTTGATTTGCTGCCAGAGAAGAAAAATAGga gcAGAAGCAGCACTCCAAAAGCCAGTAGCAAGAAAGAGAAGAAAGTTGCTCCTCTTCGAATCCGGCTTCCTACCAAAAAGAAGAAGAGAGGAGCGTCT AGTGAAGATGAAGCTTCACCATCGGATAATGAATCTGATTTAgaatttgaacaaaacttGGCAGCTGCCAGCATAGCAGTTGCAAGCGATAGTTCATCAAGTCGTCCATCATCACGCAGGAGCAATCGAGCTACAAAAGGCAGAAAGAAGGCaccaacaaaaaagaaaaaagctaCAAAATCAG CTCAAGATGGAGATGGTTATGAAACAGACCATCAAGATTATTGTGAGGTTTGCAAGCAAGGTGGAGAAATTATTCTCTGTGATGGTTGTCCACGAGCATATCATCTTGTTTGTCTAGAACCACCATTAGACAAACCTCCGGAAGGCAGTTGGCCATGTCCAGTCTGT GTTAAAAATGGAGTTCAACCCAAAGATCGTggagatgatgatgatgacttCGAAATGGATGAagaagaagatgatgaagaaTCTCAAGATGACCACATGGAGTTCTGTAATGTGTGCAAGGATGGTGGCGATCTTCTAATATGTGACACTTGTCCTCACTCCTATCATCTCAATTGCCTTAATCCACCGGTTGCCATGGTACCAGATGGAGAATGGTCCTGTCCACGCTGCACT TGTCCCCCACTTAGAGGCAAGGTGCAGAGAATTCTGGCCTGGCGTTGGCGGGATGCCCCTTACACTGAAGTGCCTGATGAACGTCCTGGCCACGAAGGTGAAAAGAAGAAATTATGGGGATTTAAACAAAGGGAATTTTTGATCAAGTTTGTGGAGTTCTCCTTCTGGGACGTTGATTGGGTGACAGAATTGCAGATGGAGATACACTTTCCACATCAG TGGAGGACGTATTGTCGTCGAAATGACATGGAGGAACCCACTCCACTTGATGAAGATGATGACTGGACCAATAAGAAACTGATTGAAAAATACTATCGCTTTGGCATTCAACCTGATTGGCTGACAATTCATAGAATCCTTAATGACAA GAAAATCGGCCGCAGCTCAGCATTGGAATATTTAGTCAAGTGGAAAGGTTTGCCATATGACAAGTCAACATGGGAGGCAGAAAATACAGAAATTCCTGGATTTAAAGAAGCAATTCAAAAATACAAGGACCATAG AAATACAATCGAAGGGTCACGTGATCGTGGCagtaagaagaaaaagagGCGCGAAGACAAGCAAAAAGATGAACGTCCAGAT CCTTCCGAGAAATACGAAGAGCAGCCTTCATTTATAACTGATCTTGGCTTGTCTCTGCACGAATATCAACTGGAAGGTTTAAACTGGTTGAGATTTTCCTGGACCCAG GGAACTGACACTATATTAGCTGATGAGATGGGCTTGGGCAAAACGATACAGACCATTGTGTTCATTAAATCTTTAATAGCAGAG GGACACACCAACGGACCGTTTTTAATATCAGTTCCACTTTCAACGATGATCAACTGGGAACGTGAGTTTGACGTGTGGGCTCCCGATCTATATGTGGTTTCATATTATGGTGACCGCGACTCTCGTGCGGTAATACGTGACAACGAGTTTTCCTTTGACGATGGCGCCATTCGTTCAGGAAACAAAGCTTATAAGATGAAG tcGGGATGTCAAGTCAAATTCCATGTTCTGCTCACCTCGTATGAAATGTGCACGATTGACGCAACCACTTTGGCTTCTGTTGACTGGGTGTTGGTTTGCATTGATGAGGCTCACAGACTGAAGAACAATCAGTCGAAATTCTTCAA GGTACTTTCTGATTACAATGTGAAACACAAACTCCTGCTCACCGGGACACCGTTGCAAAATAACCTCGAAGAACTGTTTcatcttttaaattttctctGCCCCAGCAAATTTAT AGACATGAACGGTTTCCTTGATGAGTTCGCTGAGATAGCGAAAGAAGATCAGGTGAAGAAACTTCATGATATGCTCGGAGCGCATATGCTGCGGAGGTTGAAGGCGGATGTGTTAACG GGCCTTGCCGCCAAAAGCGAGTTCATAGTGCGTGTCAATCTCTCACCAATGCAACGGAAGTTTTACCGTTATATTCTTGCTCGCAACTTCGAAGGTTTAAACTCACGTGGCGGCCCCAATAACTCGTCTCTTCTCAACATTATGATGGACTTGAAGAAATGCTGCAATCATCCTTACCTTTTCAACAAAGCTGCAGAA GAAGCATCAAGAAGTAGTAACGGTGCATTTGAAGGAAATGAACTGACCAAAACTAGTGGCAAGCTAATAGTTCTGCAAAAGATGCTTCGAAAATTGAAAGAACGTGGGAACCGCGtattaatattttcacaa ATGACAAGGATGCTTGACATTTTGGAAGACTTCCTGGAGTACGAAGGATACAGGTATGAGCGGATAGATGGCTCCATCACAGGATCTGTGAGGCAGGAATCAATCGACAGATTTAACG CTCCAGGATCAGAGCACTTTGCTTTTCTTCTTTCTACTCGTGCCGGAGGTTTGGGAATCAATCTGGCGACGGCAGATACCGTTTTCATATACGACAGTGATTGGAATCCACACAATGACATCCAGGCCTTCAGTCGAGCTCATCGCATCGGGCAAACGAACAAAGTCATGATTTATCGTTTTGTCACAAAAAATTCGGTCGAAGAAAGAGTGGCAGAG GTTGCCAAGCGCAAGATGATGCTGACGCATTTGGTTGTGCGACCCGGGATGGGATCGTCGAAATCTATGAGCATGACAAAGCAGGAATTGGACGATATCTTGCGATTTGGGACAGAGGCACTTTTTAAGGACGATGACG ACGCAGAAGGTAACGATTTCATCCATTACGATGATAAAATGATCGAAGCCCTCCTGGATCGCAGCAAGGAAGGCGTGGAAGCTAAAGAAAAGGAAAACACACAAATAAATGAGTATCTGAGCTCGTTTAAGGTGGCCACGTACAAATACAGCGACACGCATGTGGAG CCGGAGCCTGAACGTGAGATCATAAAAGAAACCATGGAACAACCTGATCCAAATTACTGGGAACGTCTTCTTCGTCATCACTACGAACAGCAGCAGGAGGAAATCGCCTCCACCTTGGGAAAAGGAAAAAGGATCCGGAAGCAGGTCAACTACTACCATGCTGAAAATGCAACAACCGAAGTGGGAAGAG acgGTTGGGATGACAACGGGAGTGATTACAGCGGGATCAGTGATGCTGCTGATGATGAAGATGAAGAATTTGATCAGGATG GAAGTCGTCGCCGAAATCGACGAGAGAAAGACAAACCACTTCCGCCTATGCTTGCACGTGTCGGTGGCAATATTGAG GTCCTCGGCTTTTCGGTTAGGCAGCGCCGTACTTACCTCAATTTTGTCATGAGGTATGGTATTCACCCCACCGAGCGTTTTCAAAGCAGGTGGCTGGTCAGAGAATTGCGCggaaaaactgaaaaagaaTTCAG AGCTTACACATCACTTTTCCTTCGCCATTTATGCGAGCCCGGTCCTGATAATAGCGACACTTATTCTGACGGAGTACCACGAGAGGGCGTGTCACGACAGCAAGTACTTACACGTATAGGGGTTCTATCTCTGATACACAAAAAG GTTCGTGAGTTTCGAGCTATTAACGGGGAGTGGAGCATGCCACAGCTGAACCCAACCTGGCAAAATCGTCATATCACCGCCGCTGCTCAAAGTGTTGCGTCTAGCCTGGTTGCCAGGTCAGATACTTCGCAATCCGGCGTCTCCTCCGTGAAGTCCACAAGCTCCTCTGCAGTACCATCGCCCGCAACATCCTCAAGTAAACCTGCATCCCCGAAACAAGAATCAACGAAAGAGGAGAGCGTGGATG AACCAGAGCCCACAACCACAGAAATAGTCAAGAAAGAAGAAATTGAAGATGCTAAAGAAGAAAAGATGGAAGTTGATGAAGGTAAAGACGCCAAAG CAGCAAAAGAAGAAGTTGCATCTCAAGACCAGAAAGAAAGTGATGAAACGACCG ATACCTCCAGTAAGAATGTTAAAAAAGAACCGAGTTCATCCTATACTGAAGAAATTGCAGCAACCATTCCTAAGCAGAAATTCATGTTCAACCTTGCGGACGGCG GATTCACTGAACTCCATACGTTATGGCAAACTGAAGAGCAGGCGGCAGTACAGTCGGGCCGCATCAATGAAATCTGGCACAGAAAGCATGATTACTGGCTCATTGCCGGCATTGCTAT TCACGGATATGCGCGATGGTCGGATATACAGAATGATGCGAGATTCGCCATCGTCAATGAGCCATTTCGGGCCATGCACGAGAAAGGAAACTTCCTTGAAATGCAGAACAAATTTCTTGCTCGTAGATATAAG TTGCTAGAGCAAGCTCTTGTGATAGAAGAACAGCTTCGGAGAGCATCATACCTCGGGCTGATGCAGGATCCTAAACATCAGGCTATGGCACTTAATGCTAG ATTTGCTGAAGTCGAATGCCTGGCCGAGAGCCATCAGCATTTATCGAAGGAATCCTTGGCTGGTAACAAGCCAGCTAACGCGGTATTACACAAAG TTCTAAATCAGTTGGAAGAGCTGCTCGCAGACATGAAAGCAGATGTTGGAAGGCTCCCAGCTACTTTATCCAGGATTCCATCAGTTGCGTCTCGCCTCCGGATGTCCGAGCGTGGCATCCTCAGCCGACTGACGCAGCTTAACGACGACCAAGCG ttGTCGCAGGGCGTTAACTACCCGCCCTATCACCGCATGCTGAATGGTCCATTTTGTTCAG CCAGTCTCAAGTAA